Within Rhododendron vialii isolate Sample 1 chromosome 12a, ASM3025357v1, the genomic segment AAGATTAGGCAGCTAGTAGTCCAATCATCATTTAATGTATGATCCAAGACCACACAACACCTCACATGGGTTTTCATAGGGCTATCAAGGGTTTACACATGTGAATCATAGAAGGAAATTTTGAGAAATGGGAGCTCAAATAGGTTAAGACTAATCAGGCTTACCAGAGTCATCAAATTTGGAACTCAAAAGCTGTAGTGGGTGTTTGAGTTGCTTTGTCATTGCTgaaaatgtttgaatttgaaatttgttcaaaaaaatgtcaaaaaaacaACTTTAGCGGGCCTAAGTAGAAATTGTCTTTAAAACTTTTAccctaaaattattttaaaacgTGTTTATTAAACATGGTTTGACGAAATTAGTTGGGAGAGAGATTACGGGGAGAGAAGAACTGAGGGAATGCAAAATAGGGTCAACTCTAGTATCTAGCATTTAGTTCGATCCAATTTTGGGCTTTTTGTGGGTTAAAAGActtgattttaaaaaagtaatcaaaattATTCATTTCTTGGATATGCAAAGAAGACAATCAACGTAAGAATAATTTCATCGGAATTTTGGTAGGTACGTGAACCTATCACTTTCGTGCAATAGAACTTGGACGATTTAGCGTTCATATAAAATTTGTCCACTCTCTCCACGTGAAaactccctccctctctctccacgcGATCAGGAATTCAAACCCGCTTGTGATTGTATTAATCTTCGCTATTCAGATGGTGACATATTGGTTCTTGTAGGTTAATGTCTACCTCAAGGACACCTCCCAGCCAAACATTCCACAATAATTACAAACCTCTATGGTCACACCCGTCACCCCCAATAGGacttggcagcatccccgggTGGAAGCGGTGTCATCCGGCGGCTTATATTGgcaatcgacggctcggattttaatCCGAgcaatgaacgattcaaattttaatttttatgtgCTTGAATTAGATCCGAATCGTCCATGCCAAGATGAATGGCCGGATCATCCGCTCGACACTGCTGCCAAGCGAGggcgcttggcagcatctcccattccCACCCAATAGGGGTCGCGGTCTTTTCTTAACCATTATTCTTCTcccccctccaaaaaaaaaaaaaaaaactagttttggCCAAAACTGGTCCTTTTAAAATGAAAAGAGAATCAGAGATACTAGAGGTAAGGCGTGCCCTGAACGGCATGCTTGACCCATACTATATTTTACCATTTCCACTGGCCTCTACTGTCAAAACAAAATGGTTCCtccttatctctctctttcttcttcttcttcttcctcattcaTCTAGAgagacaaaaagaaacaaacagagagagagagagagagagagagagagagagagagagagagatgggtaatTGCCAGACCATTGATGCAGCAGCACTGGTGATACAACATCCAAATGGGCAGACAGAGAGGAAGTACTGGACCGTGTCAGCTAGCGAGGTGATGAAACTGAACCCGGGTCACTACGTTTCTCTTATAATCCCGTTGCCCGAAGCCTCCGACGAAGAGAAAACAACTGAAAAGACCGTGAAATTCACCCGGGTCAAGCTTCTCCGGCCCAGTGATACCCTCGTTCTTGGCCGGGCTTACAGACTTGTCACTTCCCAAggttggtttgtttgtttgttttaaaaaaaaaaaaaaagttttttttttctaaaattgctGGTCAAAGAAAAAACTTGTTTTCTAAATTGGGTTTTgtttatagaaaaaaataatcaaagaagAGAAGTTGTAAAATCCTTAACCATGtaagttttgataatttttctGCATAATCTTTAGACATTAGGTTGTGTGAATTACTTagaaaaaaagtatttattttttgaattaattgtaatgtattttgagagaatgatctgtctcgtaaagtggaaaataagtacttaaagaataagaaccttaacggaATATGGCTTAACTTAATTTCTCTGTTTATTGCAGAGGTTATGAAGGTGTTGCGGGCCAAGAAGTatgcaaaaacaaagaaaaaccaaGTAGAATCAAGTGAGAAGTTGGAGATGGATCCAGAGAAACAGAGTTCAAATGCTGAGGCAGGGGGAGGAAAATCTGAGTTGGAGAAAACCAGTCAGGTATAATTGAATTCGTCATTCACTGCTGCCAGTTAGCCACTACCCATGtgggaatttttttcttttctatgtgATTTCTGCACTTATTAAAACTTGTATACTCCATATATCACGGTTTGAAATATCGGTGATACCTAATGTATAGATAGGTATAGGGTCCCCGTTATGGCTGAAATTGAGGTTCGAAGGAAAATCGCATATTTAACGGTGTTAAGTAACTGTGCCGATAGGCCCGACACCTTTACTTAATAGGGGTTACTGACCAGTATGGCCGTGACGGGCCGTTTCGGGAAAAATATGGCCGTTAGACCCGTTACCGGCAAAATATGACCATTACGGTGTGGGTAATTTTTTCCTATATTAGTgcgaaattttaaaaaattcacgtCTCTGATTATTGATTCTTAAGAGTCCTCAACAGTGCAAGTGGCAAAGGAATCTCCCACTCCAGCTCATAAAAACTACTTAGTTACACTACGACTGTTAGAAATTGCGATATCACAACCGATACTGTTATGGCGACTGATATTGCGCTACCGCTGTTGCACCTAGAAACATGATATCACAACCGATACTGTTATGGCGACCAATATCTCGAAGCATGATATACAGACACTCTAGTCAGTCATTTGTACGGACTTCGAGTAGGTGCTGTGCAGTGAGCGCACCATGTTGCGCACCTCCAAGCtatcggatcgtgcatctgacTGCTCGGTtctcatctcggcaactaatgattgagagccgttcattgctgagatgagatccaagccgtTGAATGTACGATCCGACAGCTTGGAGGTGCGCAGCACCATCCCCAACTGCATTTGTACTTGTTGAAATACATCCTCTAATCATGAATTTTGAAGAGAAATTGGTGCAGAGAAAGAATTTGACAATATCTGGTTTTCTATTATTTTCCATTCTCTTTCAAAATATCTCTTTCTATTATTTTCCATTCGCGTTGAAATTTCTCTACAAACTCATGACCAAACACAGCCTTCGGCTtattctttaaatttttgtttctttaacaAAAGACACCCATAATAGCACAAAAATTTACGAAAGTTGAGCTGTGATAAGCCTCCCATGAAGCACAAATCCTAGGTGGTAACTATATTGGTGGGGTGACGGTTGATGGTTGTGATTCGATATTtcacctttaaaaaaaaagagaaaaaatagttCACTGCACCGATGTTAGTTTCAGGGATCTCGAAATTAGCCGACATTAACTGATTCCCATTGACCTTATAATAAATCGTTTTTCGTTCACTTTTGCTGTTTGGTCTaagaaacaccaaaaaaaatgcatgaaactAATTGGCTTCCAACCGCAACAAACTGATCGTTGATTATCGATCTACATTAAGAGATGACTCATGATGCTGAAATTTGCAGGCAATGAGACACGAAAGACATCGGCAGAGGAATGGATCAACGAATTCTGCTGCGGCTCGGGCAAGATCATGGCGTCCGTCCTTGAACAGCATCTCTGAGAGTGGAAGCTAATCCCAATGTTGGTTTTGTTTTCAGAATCCAGAAAACAGTACAGAAAAATGTACTATAATAAAACTTCTTTCGTTGTTGGAAAACAAACCCTTTAAGCATGAAAAACCTTAAACGGCAAGTAATTCCTTGGTAATTGTCATCGAGAATTTGAGATTTCCAATACCATCGTCAATCACAACAGTTGGGTGTCACCTGTCTTCAACTATTGTTgccaattatatatatatatatatatatatatatatatatatatatatatatatatatatatatatatatatattttattataaataaGGAACAGCCCTACAGCCGAACCATAATTGGAACCGACTGTGCAACCCAAATCTCGGAAAAATTAGCGCGGCCACACTAGTCACGGCCTCCCACTTACTATCAGGGTACTCACCCGGTGGGGAATCGAACCCCTGACCAAAAAGAGTAGTTGCAAAGTCAAGTCATTCCCCCTTGCCACTGGGGCAACCCCTGGGTGCGTACTAGTGTGTTGGTCTTGTGGATGAGTTCTACTTTATTGAAAAGGACCTGGCTTCCTTATAATTAGACTGCAGAAAAGTCTTTGTAATTTCATCTAGGTTGTCCATTTCGGTAATCAATGGTTTAAATTTAAAAAGATAAGTACTTCCTaagaaggagaaggaaaaactTTCAAAATTAAATCTAACTCCAGCAACCTCCTTACGGTTTAATAATTTTACGACAGGTTGCGCTCACCCACCTAACTGCGCTGCTTGCTTGTTGAGGATCAACTCTTACAGCTTTTGTCAAGTGTGCTGTTAGGGCGTAATCGTAAGAAACACTTTTGTATTTCATACTTGTAGTTCTGCTTCTTGCTCTAAAAATGAAGAAAGACTTGTTGGAAATCACCAGTTGGTCCGACCAAGAAAAGCATGGAAGCAGCGCCACTTGGAGGAGAGAGCTATAGATGAGCCGGACGTATCAGTGGATACTGCTCGTGACACCTGATATTAGTGCGGCGAGAAAGAAACTGTATGCATGAGAAGCCGTCCATTCCCTATAATCTGTATGAAAACTTTTGAACGACCAAGAGCATAAAGACGGCTCTCTGCAATCTAATCAGGACAGACTGCAGAGAAGCCCGTTCTATTGAAAAATTCCTCGGTAAATGAAAAAAGAGTGTGGATATTTGAACTTTTTGTGGTCATTACCAAGATCCCGCAATAGGATCTTATTCTGTGTCgagctttttccttttccattgtTGAGTAAAAACCATAGGATAACTTGGCAAATTCGGAAAATTCACATCTCCCCGGTCCTCATTGGTTGAAAGAATAAAAGCAGGAGAATCATTCTTTGCTGCTGAAGCACCGAATAACCACTTATAGAAGCGGAGCCCTTAGTTTGGACATTGCTATCATTTGAACCTATAGAGCAAGTTCATACGCATCTCGAATCCCTTGCCATTGCCAAAATTTAGCAAAAGGTATGCCAAAAACTCTCCTAGTACCAGACGAACAAACTTGCTAGTTTTATTTAcgtagtatttgttttttttccggAGTTGCTACCAAATATTTAGTTAAGtcatttttggtgcaaaatctAGCAGCAAGTTCGGCTTTGCCAAACCTTGTCACCTCACCCTTCGCAACTAATTTGTCATCCCTCTTCTCATCCTTCAAATTAAGAAGAAACTACGATTATGTCGAAATAACACCAAGCGAAAGCGGATATCTTACTTTTCGCAATGTAGCATGTTAAAATATACATAATTTTGACAAAGTCTTGTTGACACAACGGATGAACTTGCTCTGATCATAGTAAAATGCAATCTATCACCAATGACTCTAACTTGTTTTGTCTCTGATGTTAGTATGTTACTAACACACAACGCAACTAGTTCTAGCTCCCATATATACTAGCACAATACGTTTACTATAATTTAGGCGGTTTTTGGACAAATTTTTCTAAAAactttttgttctctttttgagCAAACCGAAAGCCTAATAAGTGTTTGGATCCTATGAGCCTCTAACCTAACTTTTTAAAGGACCGTTTGATACGgtctttttggttattttctcatAAACGTTACTAGATATGGGTCAAACTTTTACAATCTTACGtcattcgtctcgatgagaaaaatcgaaaaattataaaacataaattaaaaattaaaaaatgcataTAAGATGAAACTCGGACTTTTGGGAAAGACTTCAAATTGAAGCCCAAACAAATTGCCTTTACTTAGAGACAACTCGTGCAAAATAATATAGTAAAAAAAACCGTAAAAAGATTTTCTAAAGGCACCCTTACTAAGCTAAAGTACTCGAGTTCACTGGCTAATCATACGTGATAGTTTGTATCCATAATTTGACAAATACAACCAATTGGATTCTGGCCTGCTTTGACTTAATAAGCCCTTtggcatttttttaattcattttgttttgtaatatttgattttatattaaatttttgtaaattattgatttgcCTCGAtgagaagtttaaaaaaattatgatccttttaaataaaaacaaaaataattcattttttgtttgtgtctGGATCATAATTTTTCTAATTCCTTTCGGTGAGACGAGCTAataattcattaaaaatcaaCACGGAActtaacaaaagcaaaaaaagtgaATTATTTAAGCCAAATCAGACAAATATAAGCATAATAGTCAAggcaaaaaatggaaaatatgtGAATAGGTAAGCGATAATAGTGAAATTAACAATAAATGTAataattcctttttctttttcattttttccctttcgTTGAGGTTGAACAAAATTTGGGGGAGGGTTTTACAggaaaacacccaaaaccccaccggacatctctctctctctctctctagtcgaAGACGGGAACTAGTCACAGCTTCGTCGACAAATCAATCGGTATGTTATCTACTCGTCGCACTTCTTTTCCGGTTCTTTCTCGGCAACCAAACAGACCAGTTGACGGAACCCTGCCCCGTTTGGTTGCTGTGAATTGTGtaggaaaatgaaacaaatcCAAGTAGTGAGTCATGTGATTACTGGAATTTAGGTATCGAGAAATCaagaagcaaaaaaacaaacgaatattttttttttttgtctattgaCGTTCCAATTGATTAGCGTGATTTGGTGAGCAATGATAAAACGTTATGGGAAACCTAGAGAGATGCCTCATCATTTAACCAGTTATATTTCTCCcgaaaaatggtgagatttgatGAGAATCGGTGAGAAGTAAAATTGACCAGCTTAGCGTCTAGGAACACTGAACATAACAACATGCACAATACGCTACATTGATTGTTGAAATGCTGTGCCAAATGCATGAATTGCTAGTTTTCAACTACCAATGAAAACACTATCACGTAGGCATGTTGTTTTACTAGACTTTCTCATTGTTCTGTATAGTTTTTCATATAAAAGGACAATGTCTCTCATGGTATTACGCCAGGACAGACGCAAAATTTAAACATTAGGGGGAGAATGTATATGCAATATGAAAAAACATTGTTGAACTACCGGGGCAGACTTATTTAGCAAAAATAGTTGTAGTAATCCTGGCACAATTTCATGGGGTGGGCGGTCACCCTTGTCCAGCTGCCCCTCGGTCTATCCTTGGGCTTGCCCATGGTTTGCTTTGCTCATCCATGCAGGAtcgtattttcttttcttttcttttctcagcTGTAAGAGAGACCATAATCAATTCTTTTCTTCTCTAACCATGCAACAACTCACTCAGACTTGGTTTATGACTCAAGTTTCATGTACTCTAATATGGGAAACAAAAGGAACAATAGAAGTATGTTGTGAACTACTTGACTGAATCTCTTTGCCTCCAAAATATCTAACTGAATTTTAGAATGGTATTCATTTTAGAAATTTCATATGCCAGAAATCTGGAGAATTTGGGGAAAACTGCATTGTGATGAACTGCTTGTTTCGTGCATGTTCTGCGGCTATACTTTCAAGGACTGGTGATTTTGTTGGTAGGAGTTCATGCTGTGGATTCTCTGTTCCCACATGGAAAACAAGATTGAATTATGTTGGTATTAAAACTGTGAATTTGGAGCTTTTGTTAATACGGTTGAGAGCTCAGTGCTATTCCACTGGAAAGGAAGGTGGAAGTAAGTctcgttcaaaaaaattggatcctATACCAGTCATGGAACAAGAGAAGGATGCATTCTTTGTTGTACGGAAGGGGGATATTGTTGGTGTTTACAAGAGTCTTAGCGATTGTCAGGCTCAAGTTGGATCTTCGGTAATCTTTTTTTCCCATGTTTTCCAGTTGCCGTTTTTTTTCTATTCCTTCATGTGGATATACGAAATTATGACCTTAATGTGCTTTATTATGTTTTAACACgattgtttggttttgatgtAAAGAAAAAAGCTTGATTTTATTGTGCTATTTATATATGGGATTGTAGTTTTTGGTGAATGCTTAAAGTTGCAGAAGAGCTTCAGATTGCATGGGCATATCTATGACATGCTCTGGTCCATTAGCCTTGAGTGTTTCGTGTTGAGCATACTTTTGTTGGTTTACTGTTAATAATGAAATGTTGTTGATAATCAAGAGCGCTGGTGCATATTAAGTGTATGTGTGCaatcagtctctctctccctcttcatctctctctctctccgtggtCGAGTTGGGTGTTAGGGTTTTCGGCTGAAAACCCTCTTTTGAGTGCCAATAAAGTTGGGAAAGGTTAAGTCACCACTTTTCCATCCAAGGTATGAGTTTTCTGTCCAAGACATGGATGGAATGTGGAAATTGGCCTTAGTAAGTAACGTATGGTTAGTTTAAGGGGCAAGTGTGTGCAATTGATAGTTAAAGGACAAAGTAAACAAAATTTGGATAGTTTAAGGGGCAAGTAtgtattttactttttacccTTCTGAAGTATTGTATAGCTTTTATAAGTTCTGAGCTTTAAATTCCAGATATTTGAAAATTGAACATTAGAATGAATCCAAAACTAGAAGTTGAGTCCTTTAACTTGAAAACTAAACCAATTTACGTGCAGTTTTTATCCTGAGTGGGTTGATTGAGCATTATCAAAAACAGTTAAGTACAGATCCGCTGATAATTTTAACACTCCAGTCCTTAGTAGGAATTTCAGGATACCCATATGTATACTGTTTCTGGAAGCTTTTTCGTGTTGCCATTTCTGATCTGGTTtggttatattatttttgaagtgCATCAATGCGTTTGGCTATGATCTTTGTTTGGTCTTTGGGTCTGTGGCAGATACCAGCATGCTAATATGTTATGCTTGTATATATTTGTGGGTATGTGTTGCTTGCTTCTTTACAAAATGATCCTTGGCAGCTATGGTAGTCTTACTTTGTTTTCTGCATTAAGTTGCTATGGCTAAAGAGATGATCATCCCTCATTTTGTTCCCCCCCGATAGATATGTGATCCTCCTGTCAGTGTCTACAAAGGATACCGTATGCCTAGGGACACCGAGGAATATGTTCTCTCTTGTGGGCTCAAGAATGCTCTTTATTCCATCAAAGCTGCAGATCTAAAAGAGGATATTTTTGGTCCTCTTATGCCTTGCCCATTTCaggtgagcatttttttttgtcctttgtaacagataaattttgatttcattaTTAGGAAGCTAATTAGTTTTTTTCATTGGAGTGAAGTTTTTGGACCGATATGAATGTGCACACATTTGCAAACTGCATGTGATGATGTGGTACTAGAAATCAATTGTTGTAGTTCATCCCTCACCATATTCTTATTTGATCATGTGCATAAAAGTTTGAATTAaattcctttgttttctttgtacctaagATCTAAGCAATGGGTGGATTTGGGACTAGCTGACTGGGTGTGCTAAACAACTGGTAGAACCAGCAAACTGATACGAACCGGTCCAGACCTTGTGcttgtctattttgtttttatttatgatTAACAGTGTGGTCTGGGTCCcaggaaaataaaaactgtCAGTTATGGTTTGGTCACAGATTTGTACTAAAAGCACACATTGAACCGGCCCGAACCATTCTCTAGTTTTAATCAATTTAAATGCGTAAAATATGTAGTTATGAAATTTAATGAATTACTCTCTTTATGTAAAGATAGAGGTAGTTATGCATGTCTCACTCTATTGCTATGCTCTGTATGCCATTGTGTCACTGGAGATTGCACTTATATTGTGATGAGACAAACTATAACGTGTATGTTGTGTATTTTCGCATTTCATGGAACCTAATTTAGAGGATATtcgaaaaatggaattttattcGTTTATCTTTCAGATGCTCGCATATGAAGATGattttttgttggactattCTGCATTtggcatatttttttatagCATAGTGGGGCCAGACCTTTCCATTTTTGTGCTTCAGTTCTGGTTTCGTTCCAAGTGTTCTATAGTTGGATTATTAAGtagtttggttcttggtttacaACAAATTCAGATCAAACCAGTTTGCTAACAGTCCTATTCGGGGCTGCTGCTTGAAATATTAAACTCTGAACAAAATTGTGGGAGTGTACCTGATTACAAAACTCAGCAGCTTTTGATATTGAAGGATTACTCTATCTCTGAACTGGAGATCCATTTAAGAGAGTTAATGTAGCATTTTCTCTCAGCAACCATCT encodes:
- the LOC131310300 gene encoding uncharacterized protein LOC131310300; the encoded protein is MGNCQTIDAAALVIQHPNGQTERKYWTVSASEVMKLNPGHYVSLIIPLPEASDEEKTTEKTVKFTRVKLLRPSDTLVLGRAYRLVTSQEVMKVLRAKKYAKTKKNQVESSEKLEMDPEKQSSNAEAGGGKSELEKTSQAMRHERHRQRNGSTNSAAARARSWRPSLNSISESGS